One window from the genome of Nicotiana tomentosiformis chromosome 5, ASM39032v3, whole genome shotgun sequence encodes:
- the LOC104120366 gene encoding uncharacterized protein, giving the protein MGTESWSLIGRLKRAVKKITFLLNLDMNKWKLVSSLIGASSKRHQLSFKEKKLQKQPTGLNVICFENDDLSPNNSGTGSNSFKGLQRTMSYPSSEDDIDKRAEMFIANFYKQLKLERQISLELRYCRGHSFGSSPSP; this is encoded by the coding sequence ATGGGGACAGAGAGCTGGTCTTTAATAGGAAGGCTAAAGAGGGCAGTAAAAAAGATAACTTTTTTGCTGAATCTTGATATGAACAAATGGAAGTTAGTTTCATCTTTGATTGGAGCATCTTCAAAAAGACATCAATTGAGTTTCAAAGAGAAGAAATTGCAAAAACAACCAACAGGATTGAATGTAATATGTTTTGAAAATGATGATTTGAGTCCAAATAATTCAGGTACAGGTTCTAATTCATTTAAAGGACTTCAAAGAACTATGAGTTATCCATCATCAGAAGATGATATTGATAAAAGAGCTGAAATGTTTATAGCTAATTTCTATAAGCAACTTAAACTTGAAAGGCAAATTTCTTTGGAGTTACGTTATTGTAGAGGGCATAGTTTTGGATCTTCGCCATCTCCATGA